ATTAAACATTTAAGTTTTCTCCTCTCTCTTTAAAGAGATAACAAAAACTAAATACAAATTTTGCACATTATACAATTCATTTCTATTATTATAGACAAAATTATACGAAATGTATTATAATTACAGTGCTTGCAATAAGTTGTTAGCTCTCTTTAGACTCTGCAATGCTCGAGCTCTAATCAACCATTGCAGAGTTTATTTTTATCCTTTAATAATAATCCTAATTCTATATTACTAAAAATTAACTAAAAGCAAAATGCACTTTCATTCCTTTTTTTAGACGTTTTATTCTATTATTTATATATATAACGTAAATATTTAACATATATTTCTATATATAATATATTATACTAATTCAGATCAATATTCAATAAGTCTTAAATTAATCTTCGTGTTATATATACTTAAACAAAAATGTATGAAATAACAATCCCTTTGTTATTTTGTATATTCCGGTTCACACACCTAAAAGAGAAAATTAAATTATTAGAAAGTGCTGACTATGTATGAAGTATTTGAGCAACCTAATAATTATGTTAAGTTTTATCAAACTGGAATTGTAATAAATTCTGATTTACTAAATAATAAAAAATATATACAAAAAAATAAAACCCCATAAGTAAAACTTAGTTACCTACGGGATTATTCCATTATTTATTGTATATTAGTACTCCTAGCTGGATACCACCTATATGATCTTTCGCATTTATTCAAATACAATCAGATGTCTTAATATAGCTATTTTAATACATTTTAAAACATATTTATATATCTTAAATCTCTCTTAATTTTAATGTGATATTTACAATATGTCCCCTTTTTTATTCTCCTGCTTTAAAAGTAATCTTATTATTATTCTTTATATGACATGATAGTATTCCCCCCCCTATTTTATAGCGTATAAATCTATAATAGTTATACCAATTTCGATTACATCAAATTATCTGATCTAATTTACCATTAACATATGTGCTATCTGAGTCCGCTAATCAATTTTAAATTTATACATATTTCTTTTTTTCTTTCACCAATTTATTGCATATAATACTAATAAATAAATAAAATTGCAATCACATTATATCTAATAATTAGGATTACACACACTATCTATCCAATACACTATTTATTTGTCACAGCTTTCTTGTTTACATAATATTCAAAATATGTATAATTATAATTGTAATTGCAATTATAATATCTAATGTATAGGGGAGGAGATTTCTATGATGAAAAAAAATCTTATTATATTAATTACCACATTATCTCTTTTAACTACATCTGTACCTACATTTGCAAGTACTACTCAAAATCTAAATAATAATTCTACAAATTTATCTACAGTATCTAAATCTTCAGATGAAGAAAGCTTTTTAGAGAGTGATGCTGCCAAAGCACTACATGCTCGCAAACTAGACAAGCTACCTAAAGATGCAAAGGTATTAAAATTCAACACTTGGGATGAAGCATTGAACTTCGTAAAATCAACTAAAGCTAATTTGGATTCAAAATATACTAAAAACAATAGTTTAGCATTAAAAAGTGAAAGTCCAGACGATGAATTGGGCACAGATTATTACGGTGTTGGTTATGTTTCCTTTGGTTCTGGAAGTGGTACGGTTCCAAAAAAAGTTAATTGGGATGTTCCTGGTGCATCCTATCAAACAATATATTCTGAACACTACTTTGACTACAGTGACGGAGTAGTAACAAATTCTTCTAGAGGTTCACGTATTTCAGGAGTAGGTCTTTCTACTTGGACCAGCGATTATAGTGGATTAACACATCCTGAATCCAATGAATGGCACAGTATTATTAAAGGAACTTGGGGGTACTATGTATCTGTTTCAGGACACAATGTAGGTTTAAGTGCTACTTTAGGATTAATGGCTATATGTTCACACTCTTAAACTATTAGAATTATGAGAGTGATATGTGATATAATAGTTATATATCGCTCTTTTTGCATAAGGAGGAATTATGAAAAATCCATTTTTTTTTAAATTAACCCTTTTAATACAAATATTATTAACAATAGTTATACCAGCGGAAGCAACATCTAGCTCACTCATTATTAATTATAAGTATGGTTTACCATTTAGGTATTTAAATATTTATTCAAAAGAGAATGTAGATTCTCAACTAATTAATATATTATTTAAAGGTAATAATGGTATAAACATAGATATACTTTATTTAATAATCAATATCGTACTTACTTATTTATTTTTATATTTAATAAATTTTATAATTCAAAAACTGAACTTTAAAAGCACGAAATAACCATGATTATTTCGTGTTTTTAATTTTCTATTTCATAAAACCATGATCCCAATATATTTTTTAACTCTTGGCACTTGCTTAATGGTATGTATTGTGTTTCTATCCATACGCTTTTTGATTATCTGTAGGCGGTTCTATTGGGATATTTGGATCGATCGCATTTGCGAACCTATAAGCTAATTGATCCCATGAGTATTTATTATATATTTCGATATCTGTTTGGCTATCGCAAAAACAAATCTCAAAAATTACATTCGGGGGTTGAATATGGTTCATTTCGTAAAGGCTCTCGTATTTAACGCCCCTATTAATGAATAATGATCCAAAATTATTACAAAGGTTTAAGGCGTACTTATACGCCCCACTATTTGCTGAACTGACTAACGCCTCTACGCCGTGCCCTTGTCCGTTACTTGCGTTCATATGGAGGCTAACGAATAAATCAACGTTCGCCCCGTTCGACTTGTTCGCCCCCTCTGAAAGTTCAGCACCCGCAGTCAATCCATTCGAGTTGCATTCAATCACGGTATGACCGTATTTTTCTAATACGTTTTTAACTGCGGTATAATATTTTTTCATTTCCTCTTAAGTAAAATTACTAATATCGATATACAAAATTTTTATAATAGCCTCATAAATGGCGGACAAAAACCATCAAGTGCAAAAAAAATTATGGAAACTTTGAGTAATTGCCTTAGATATGCACAAAAAAATAAATTAATATTTTATCTACCAACTGATATTGAGCGGGTATCAATCGAAAAACCTAAAGTTGAATTTTGGCATAAAAATGAGGTTGATTTTTTCTTAAATGAGATTAAGAACGATTATTTATACTTTCCAACCCTTGTGGATCTTTTAACGGGTTTAAGAATTGGAGAACTATGTGGATTGCGTTGGTGTGATATTGATTTAGAAAACGGGATCTTAACTGTTAGAAATCAAGTAATAAACGATAAAAAAAATAAATCTTTAATATTTACAGATAAATTAAAAACTAATCCTAGTTATAGAAAACTTACCTTACCCGATATATTAATCACTAAATTGAAAAAAATTAAAGGAAAATCACTAGATACTGATTTTGTTATTTTAAGTCGTGAAGGTGAAATGTGTAACCCCCGTAATTTATCAATGGAGTTTACTAGATCAGTTTCAAAATATAAACTGTCGGTCGAAGAACTTAGCCAAGCAGATCCAAGCGCCGATATAAATAATTATATGCAACTACCACAACTTTCTTTCCATGCCCTTAGACATACCCACGCAACATTATTAATTTTTAAAGGTGAAAATATCAAAGTTGTTTCAGAAAGATTGGGGCATAAAAGTATTACTGAAACTTTAGATACTTATACTCATATAATGCTAGATATGAAAAATAATACTGCTAATTTATTAAATGATATGTTTGTGGATACGATCCCCGATTAATCCCTATTTATTTTTTTCGAAAAATAATCCCCAAATAATCCCCTTAGTACAAAACGAAAACGGCTCAACCTGCATGGTTAAGCCGTTTTTCATGTGATTAAATACTCCCAGCGGGAGAAATTTTATATGTTAATATATATTTCACTATGTTTGCTAATGTTATGCAATATGCTTATATTACTAGGTTTATTGAACTTTATATATTTTGTAAAATTATTTAATTTTGTCTTTTGAATTGGAGAATGGTCACCTCTTGGTCATCTTATGGGTTATCATGTCTTTCTCCACTTTTACGTTCCATTTCCATCAATGTCATAACTCTATTTAAGAATTTTTCTTTTAATTTCCTATGCTCATCTTCAGTTGAAAAGAACAAACCACCATACTCTTTTATAAATGATTTCAGTATTATATATTCAATGTTTGGTATTAACATCTTTAATTCATAGCTATCTGTGTTTTCACCAACATCGGTTATTTTTATATTAGTTATATTAAATCTTAAATTTTAGAACTATTTCATTAAGCTTTTGAGCAAGTTCTGCTTGACTTTGTGCCGTTAGTGCTATCTGCTCTATTGCATGTGTAGTTTCATCAATGCTTTCCTTTATTGTTACTGCTTGTTCGCTTGACTGTTGAGCTGTTTGTGCCATATTTTGCACCGCATCACTCACTTGCCCTACTGTTGCTGTAACTTCTTCCGACATAGTTGCAATCTCTTCTGAGATTGTACTTATAAAATCAGCATCATTATAATATTGTTCACCTGTTTTTTCATGAGTTAAAAATTGCTCTTGTACATTTTTATCAATGAATTCCAGTATATCACTTCCAGTATCAATACTATTATCAAATGCTTTATGAACTTTAATAATAGTTTCCTGAATATTTTGTACTGCTTCTGAAGATTGTTCGGCAAGTGTCCTAACCTCATCGGCTACAACAGCAAATCCTTTTCCCTGTTCTCCTGCTCTTGCTGCTTCTATAGCTGCATTAAGAGCAAGTAAATTAGTTTGTTCTGCTATGCCTGCTATTGTATCCGCCATAACTTTGATATTACTAACAACTTTACCATCTTCAATGGCTTTTGCCATTTTTTCTTGTTTTTCAGCAAATACTTTTTTTGATTCTTCCATAGCTTTTTGACTGATATTTTTAACTTCTCTTGCTCTTTCTTTAGATACATTTGAACTACTACTTCCATCCATAGCCTTTTGTGAAAGTATATTTATACTTGAGTCTACTTCTTGAATTGATGCACTTATTTCTTCTGTTCCAGCACTTGATTCTTGCATATTACTTGCTATATTGTTCACAGCTTCATCTATACTTATTGCTTTAGATGATAATTCTTCTACTGTTGCTGATAATTCTTCTGAAGAAGAACTCATATTTTGAGAATTTTCAACAATCATTTTAACAAGCTCTTTTATATTATCCTGGGCTTTAAATAAATACGCTCCTGTCTTTCCAAATTCGTCGCCTCTTGTAACCTTAAATTCATATGACAGATCATAGTTTGCAAGTTTTTCTCCAAATAATC
The window above is part of the Clostridium saccharoperbutylacetonicum N1-4(HMT) genome. Proteins encoded here:
- a CDS encoding N-acetylmuramoyl-L-alanine amidase, yielding MKKYYTAVKNVLEKYGHTVIECNSNGLTAGAELSEGANKSNGANVDLFVSLHMNASNGQGHGVEALVSSANSGAYKYALNLCNNFGSLFINRGVKYESLYEMNHIQPPNVIFEICFCDSQTDIEIYNKYSWDQLAYRFANAIDPNIPIEPPTDNQKAYG
- a CDS encoding site-specific integrase, with amino-acid sequence METLSNCLRYAQKNKLIFYLPTDIERVSIEKPKVEFWHKNEVDFFLNEIKNDYLYFPTLVDLLTGLRIGELCGLRWCDIDLENGILTVRNQVINDKKNKSLIFTDKLKTNPSYRKLTLPDILITKLKKIKGKSLDTDFVILSREGEMCNPRNLSMEFTRSVSKYKLSVEELSQADPSADINNYMQLPQLSFHALRHTHATLLIFKGENIKVVSERLGHKSITETLDTYTHIMLDMKNNTANLLNDMFVDTIPD
- a CDS encoding methyl-accepting chemotaxis protein, which gives rise to MGLLKKIRVKVKLIGAFLIVALLVGIVGTIGIKSLDNVGENAEKIYNRNLRVVYILTDMKENLSEIKSDMLQLVYVQDSSKRSQLEKDIEENKEENNRYISEFESFSMSSEEKNIYEIFNTKLKQYILLRENVINLVDEEKFSEAEKQYLQISNVSEEMFNSISKLIEANLNDAKLANDNINLIHTSSRTIMIVISIVGLILAILIGLILSNDIDKPLQIIRLFGEKLANYDLSYEFKVTRGDEFGKTGAYLFKAQDNIKELVKMIVENSQNMSSSSEELSATVEELSSKAISIDEAVNNIASNMQESSAGTEEISASIQEVDSSINILSQKAMDGSSSSNVSKERAREVKNISQKAMEESKKVFAEKQEKMAKAIEDGKVVSNIKVMADTIAGIAEQTNLLALNAAIEAARAGEQGKGFAVVADEVRTLAEQSSEAVQNIQETIIKVHKAFDNSIDTGSDILEFIDKNVQEQFLTHEKTGEQYYNDADFISTISEEIATMSEEVTATVGQVSDAVQNMAQTAQQSSEQAVTIKESIDETTHAIEQIALTAQSQAELAQKLNEIVLKFKI